In Paraburkholderia bryophila, a single genomic region encodes these proteins:
- a CDS encoding nuclear transport factor 2 family protein translates to MQEEQLREALNAHWRASAAGDLDAEHAIYADDAICDYPQSGERILGRSNLQALRGHHPDKPSGFDVRRIQGEGNLWVTEYEITYNGRAFWTVSIMEFHDGKVVHETQYFSDPFEAPSWRKQWVQQTT, encoded by the coding sequence ATGCAGGAAGAGCAATTGCGTGAAGCCTTGAATGCGCACTGGCGCGCATCGGCGGCGGGCGATCTGGACGCGGAGCACGCCATTTACGCTGACGACGCCATCTGCGACTATCCCCAATCCGGCGAGCGAATTCTCGGCCGATCCAATTTGCAGGCACTGCGCGGTCATCATCCCGACAAGCCATCCGGATTCGACGTCAGGCGAATTCAAGGCGAAGGCAATCTGTGGGTCACGGAATACGAGATCACCTATAACGGCCGAGCGTTCTGGACGGTCAGCATCATGGAGTTTCACGACGGCAAGGTCGTCCACGAGACCCAATATTTTTCGGATCCGTTTGAAGCGCCGAGTTGGCGTAAGCAATGGGTTCAGCAGACTACGTGA
- the iolB gene encoding 5-deoxy-glucuronate isomerase, whose translation MSLLVKAQRDGQTIARVTPESACWRYVGFAAYRLGENEVVHVLEAAREMCIVVLTGAVDIETADTTWTALGSRDNVFEDAAPYAVYLPPGVRATVRANREAEIGVASAPAKGKFPARLIEPASMKRSTRGKGLNTRYVCDILPQTEQAESLLVVEVRTPGGHASSYPPHKHDTDNVPHESSLEETYYHRLNPPQGFAFQRVYTDMRDIDESMAVENHDVVMVPRGYHPVIVPYGYDSYYLNVMAGGQRVWHFRNDPAHEWIINKDA comes from the coding sequence ATGAGTTTATTGGTGAAGGCGCAGCGCGACGGCCAGACGATCGCGCGGGTCACGCCGGAGTCGGCGTGCTGGCGGTACGTGGGATTCGCCGCTTACCGGTTGGGCGAGAACGAAGTCGTGCATGTGCTCGAAGCCGCGCGCGAGATGTGTATCGTCGTGCTGACCGGCGCGGTGGATATCGAAACCGCGGACACCACGTGGACCGCGCTCGGTTCGCGCGACAACGTGTTCGAAGACGCCGCGCCGTATGCGGTGTATTTGCCGCCGGGCGTGCGCGCGACTGTACGCGCCAATCGCGAAGCGGAGATCGGCGTGGCGAGCGCGCCGGCCAAGGGCAAGTTTCCGGCAAGGCTGATCGAACCGGCTTCGATGAAGCGCTCCACGCGCGGCAAAGGGCTCAATACGCGTTACGTGTGCGATATTCTTCCGCAGACCGAGCAGGCGGAGTCGTTACTGGTGGTCGAAGTCAGAACGCCGGGCGGACACGCATCGAGCTATCCGCCGCATAAGCACGACACCGACAATGTGCCGCACGAGAGCTCGCTCGAAGAGACTTACTACCATCGGTTGAATCCGCCGCAAGGCTTCGCGTTTCAGCGCGTGTACACCGACATGCGCGATATCGACGAATCGATGGCCGTGGAAAATCACGATGTGGTGATGGTGCCGCGTGGCTACCATCCGGTGATCGTGCCGTATGGTTACGACTCGTACTACCTGAACGTGATGGCCGGCGGCCAACGGGTCTGGCATTTCCGCAACGACCCGGCGCATGAATGGATCATCAATAAAGACGCTTGA